From the Natrarchaeobaculum aegyptiacum genome, one window contains:
- the msrB gene encoding peptide-methionine (R)-S-oxide reductase MsrB, whose amino-acid sequence MADQTGGPDVDSDVDLPADEAEWRERLDDEEYRILREAGTEPAFSGEYVEHDGDGTYACAGCGTPLFDSDTKFKSGSGWPSFFDVDPDRVETRLDTSHGMRRTEVLCATCGGHLGHVFDDGPDPTGKRYCINSAALEFEDE is encoded by the coding sequence ATGGCAGATCAGACTGGCGGCCCCGACGTCGATTCGGACGTCGACCTCCCCGCCGACGAGGCAGAGTGGCGCGAGCGACTCGACGACGAGGAGTATCGAATCCTCCGGGAAGCCGGAACCGAACCCGCATTCAGCGGCGAGTACGTCGAGCACGACGGTGACGGCACGTACGCCTGTGCCGGCTGTGGCACGCCGCTGTTCGATTCCGATACCAAGTTCAAATCGGGAAGCGGCTGGCCTAGCTTCTTCGACGTCGACCCCGACCGCGTCGAGACGCGACTCGACACCAGCCACGGGATGCGACGAACCGAAGTTCTGTGTGCGACCTGCGGAGGCCACCTGGGTCACGTCTTCGACGACGGACCGGACCCCACCGGAAAACGGTACTGCATCAACTCCGCAGCCCTCGAGTTCGAAGACGAGTGA
- a CDS encoding TIGR00300 family protein: protein MTVSRTVELEGHIIDSGTMGECFTVVMDLGGEFEVEAFEVGRHAHDESYCRLAVTADTEGDLREIVHELNQLGATVADPRDAELEAAPADGVVPVGFYSTTNHPTAVRVDGEWIPVENPEMDCALVVDRDESDPVVRTKTLNAIEVGDLVVTGEAGIRVDPPERPREGSGAFGFMQGGVSSERPSPSLIGEIADEMRSVRDDGGTVLAVCGPAIVHSGGRDALADLVAAGHVDALSAGNGFAVHDLERDMYGTSLGVDTEHLEHPRSGHKHHIYTISEIARLGGIEAAIEAGAVEGGVMYECVRNDVPYVLAGSIRDDGPLPETITDSIEAQNAIREQAHEADLVLMLSTLLHSVAVGNCLPSTTSTVCVDIDPATVTQLVDRGSAQAVGLVTDVGTFLPMLRNELLE, encoded by the coding sequence ATGACTGTCTCGCGAACGGTCGAACTCGAGGGCCACATCATCGACTCGGGAACGATGGGCGAGTGTTTCACCGTCGTGATGGACCTCGGTGGTGAATTCGAGGTCGAGGCGTTCGAGGTCGGCCGACACGCCCACGACGAGAGCTACTGTCGCCTCGCGGTGACCGCCGACACCGAAGGCGACCTCCGAGAGATCGTCCACGAACTCAACCAGCTGGGCGCGACGGTCGCCGATCCGCGGGACGCGGAACTCGAGGCTGCGCCAGCCGACGGCGTCGTTCCCGTGGGATTTTATTCGACGACGAACCACCCGACGGCCGTTCGAGTCGACGGCGAGTGGATTCCCGTCGAGAATCCGGAGATGGACTGTGCGCTGGTGGTCGACCGAGACGAGTCGGATCCAGTCGTGCGGACGAAGACGCTGAACGCGATCGAAGTCGGGGATCTCGTCGTTACCGGCGAGGCCGGAATTCGCGTCGACCCGCCAGAACGACCCCGTGAGGGAAGCGGTGCCTTCGGGTTCATGCAGGGCGGCGTCTCGAGCGAGCGACCCTCCCCGTCGCTGATCGGCGAAATCGCAGACGAGATGCGGTCGGTCCGTGACGACGGCGGCACGGTCCTCGCCGTCTGCGGACCGGCGATCGTCCACTCCGGCGGCCGCGACGCCCTCGCCGATCTCGTCGCTGCGGGCCACGTCGACGCGTTGAGCGCGGGGAATGGCTTCGCCGTCCACGACCTCGAGCGCGACATGTACGGCACCTCGCTCGGTGTCGACACCGAACACCTAGAGCACCCGCGGTCGGGCCACAAACACCACATCTACACGATCAGCGAGATCGCCCGGCTGGGCGGGATCGAGGCCGCCATCGAGGCGGGAGCTGTAGAGGGCGGCGTGATGTACGAGTGCGTTCGAAACGACGTCCCCTACGTCCTCGCCGGGTCGATCCGCGACGACGGCCCGCTCCCGGAGACGATCACGGACAGTATCGAGGCCCAGAACGCAATCCGCGAGCAAGCCCACGAGGCGGACCTCGTGCTCATGCTCTCGACGTTGCTGCACTCGGTCGCCGTCGGCAACTGCCTGCCCTCGACGACCAGCACCGTCTGCGTCGACATCGACCCGGCCACGGTCACCCAGCTGGTCGACCGCGGCAGCGCCCAGGCGGTCGGGCTCGTCACCGACGTCGGGACCTTCCTGCCGATGCTGCGGAACGAACTGCTCGAGTAG
- the thrS gene encoding threonine--tRNA ligase, giving the protein MSDSDSDSQEQLTVVLPDGSELEVTDGATVEDCAYEIGPGLGRDTVAGKLDGDLVAKEEPVYDGVDLEIVTDQSEEYLEVMRHSASHALAQAVCRHYDDVDLAIGPPTDEGFYYDFDDLEVDESDLADLEDEIEEILAEDHEIEREEVSIEEAEERLADQPYKLELLEEFADESDTVTFYSQGEWEDLCAGPHVDSTGEIGAVKLLEIAGAYWRGDEENPMQTRIYGTAFEDESDLEDFLERREEAKERDHRKIGSEMNLFSIQDVTGPGLPLYHPPGKTILTELADFVTELNEDTGYDYVETPHLFKTDLWQKSGHYENYADDMFVFELGDDEFGLKPMNCPGHATIFEDQSWSYRDLPVRYAEDGKVYRKEQRGELSGLSRVWAFTIDDGHLFVRPDQIEAEVEAIMDSIDEVLSTFDLEYEVALATRPDKSVGSDEIWERAESQLESVLESREMDYELEAGDGAFYGPKIDYAFEDAIGRSWDGPTVQLDFNMPERFDLSYVGEDNEEHRPVMIHRALYGSYERFFMMLIEHFEGNFPLWLAPEQIRVLPISDNNLEYAREVAAAFDDFRLEVDDSDRTLGRKIRAAHDDRVPYQIIVGDDEADDGTISVRDRFEDQEYDVEIDDFREHLEAERAEKRTEPDFLR; this is encoded by the coding sequence ATGTCAGACTCAGATTCAGATTCACAGGAGCAGCTTACGGTCGTACTGCCAGACGGTTCGGAACTCGAGGTCACCGACGGGGCGACCGTCGAGGACTGTGCCTACGAGATTGGCCCCGGCCTCGGCCGGGACACGGTCGCGGGCAAACTCGACGGAGACCTGGTCGCCAAAGAGGAACCCGTCTACGACGGCGTCGACCTCGAAATCGTCACCGACCAGTCCGAGGAGTACCTCGAGGTGATGCGCCACTCCGCATCGCACGCGCTCGCCCAGGCCGTCTGTCGCCACTACGACGACGTCGACCTCGCCATCGGGCCGCCTACCGACGAAGGCTTTTACTACGACTTCGACGACCTCGAGGTCGACGAAAGCGACCTCGCCGACCTCGAAGACGAAATCGAGGAGATCCTCGCGGAAGACCACGAGATCGAACGCGAGGAGGTCTCGATCGAGGAGGCAGAAGAGCGCCTCGCAGACCAGCCGTACAAACTCGAACTCCTCGAGGAGTTCGCCGACGAGTCGGACACGGTCACCTTCTACAGCCAGGGTGAGTGGGAGGACCTCTGTGCCGGCCCGCACGTCGACTCGACGGGTGAGATCGGTGCCGTGAAACTCCTCGAGATCGCTGGCGCTTACTGGCGCGGCGACGAGGAGAACCCGATGCAGACCCGGATCTACGGGACGGCGTTCGAAGACGAAAGCGACCTCGAGGACTTTCTCGAGCGCCGCGAGGAGGCCAAAGAGCGCGATCACCGCAAGATCGGGTCGGAGATGAACCTCTTTTCGATCCAGGACGTCACGGGGCCCGGCCTCCCGCTGTACCATCCACCGGGGAAGACGATCCTGACCGAACTCGCCGACTTCGTCACCGAGCTCAACGAGGACACGGGCTACGACTACGTCGAGACGCCACACCTGTTCAAGACGGATCTCTGGCAGAAGTCCGGCCACTACGAGAACTACGCCGACGACATGTTCGTCTTCGAACTCGGCGACGACGAGTTCGGCCTGAAGCCGATGAACTGCCCCGGTCACGCGACGATCTTCGAGGACCAGTCGTGGTCCTACCGCGACCTGCCGGTCCGGTACGCCGAAGACGGCAAAGTGTATCGCAAGGAACAGCGCGGGGAACTCTCGGGCCTCTCGCGCGTCTGGGCGTTTACGATCGACGACGGCCACCTGTTCGTCCGCCCAGACCAGATCGAAGCCGAGGTCGAGGCGATCATGGACTCGATCGACGAGGTTCTCTCGACGTTCGATCTGGAGTACGAGGTCGCTCTCGCGACCCGTCCCGACAAATCCGTCGGCAGCGACGAGATCTGGGAACGTGCGGAATCACAGCTCGAGTCGGTCCTCGAGAGTCGCGAAATGGACTACGAACTCGAGGCGGGCGACGGCGCGTTCTACGGCCCGAAGATCGACTACGCGTTCGAGGACGCTATCGGCCGGAGCTGGGACGGCCCCACGGTCCAGCTCGACTTCAACATGCCCGAACGGTTCGACCTCTCGTACGTCGGCGAGGACAACGAGGAACACCGCCCGGTCATGATTCACCGCGCGCTCTACGGCTCCTACGAGCGCTTTTTCATGATGCTCATCGAGCACTTCGAGGGCAACTTCCCGCTCTGGCTCGCCCCCGAGCAGATCCGCGTGCTGCCCATCTCCGACAACAACCTCGAGTACGCACGCGAGGTGGCCGCGGCGTTCGACGACTTCCGTCTCGAGGTAGACGACAGCGACCGCACCCTCGGCCGAAAGATCCGAGCGGCCCACGACGACCGCGTCCCCTACCAGATTATCGTCGGCGACGACGAAGCCGACGACGGGACGATCTCGGTTCGCGACCGATTCGAAGACCAGGAGTACGACGTCGAGATCGACGACTTCCGGGAACACCTCGAAGCCGAGCGCGCCGAAAAGCGCACGGAACCTGATTTCCTGCGTTGA
- a CDS encoding HTH domain-containing protein: MQDTHTPPRTVELWTRSFVPVSTPRCERAIECARDLEAEGVLDCVEVGVWGREFAHTTLSQRVPQLEAIHRRLEAFEAWAETTDRDLEPFFTRRHVESEITGEQHVRWRLPVLALAEFDGDELVHVTPCTVGDRTVDVFDRLEALADGEFDGRDGHDGRLEADYRDRRVGEVISPTFDVEASDPDPRVEPSASGSN; this comes from the coding sequence GTGCAGGACACTCACACACCACCCCGAACGGTCGAACTGTGGACCCGTTCGTTCGTACCGGTTTCGACTCCCCGGTGCGAGCGAGCGATCGAGTGCGCCCGCGACCTCGAGGCCGAGGGAGTACTCGACTGCGTCGAGGTCGGCGTCTGGGGACGCGAATTCGCACACACAACCCTGTCACAGCGCGTCCCCCAGCTCGAGGCGATCCACCGTCGGCTCGAAGCGTTCGAGGCGTGGGCAGAGACCACCGACCGAGACCTCGAGCCGTTTTTCACGCGTCGACACGTCGAGTCCGAGATCACGGGTGAACAGCACGTCCGCTGGCGATTACCCGTACTCGCGCTCGCGGAGTTCGACGGCGACGAACTCGTTCACGTTACACCCTGTACGGTGGGTGACCGAACCGTCGACGTCTTCGACCGACTCGAGGCGCTCGCCGACGGCGAGTTCGACGGACGTGACGGCCATGACGGCCGTCTCGAGGCCGACTACCGCGATCGGCGGGTCGGCGAGGTGATCTCCCCGACGTTCGACGTGGAGGCGTCAGATCCGGATCCTCGCGTCGAGCCGTCTGCTTCGGGATCGAACTGA
- the pyrE gene encoding orotate phosphoribosyltransferase has protein sequence MTNQDVIDALRAAEAVRYGEFELSHGGTSEYYVDKYLFETDPDCLETIAEAFAERVDNDDKLAGVALGAVPLAAATSVAAGVPYVIARKQRKEYGTANLIEGRLEDGEEVVVLEDIVTTGTSLVDAIEALREAGATVDRALVVVDREEGGRENVEDADVEMEALVTASELLADRE, from the coding sequence ATGACCAATCAGGACGTAATCGACGCCCTTCGAGCGGCAGAGGCCGTCCGCTACGGCGAGTTCGAACTCTCCCACGGCGGCACGAGCGAGTACTACGTCGACAAGTACCTCTTCGAGACCGACCCCGATTGCCTCGAGACCATCGCCGAGGCCTTCGCCGAGCGCGTCGACAACGACGACAAACTCGCCGGTGTCGCCCTCGGTGCCGTCCCGCTGGCCGCCGCGACCAGCGTCGCCGCTGGCGTCCCCTACGTCATCGCGCGCAAGCAGCGCAAGGAGTACGGCACGGCCAACCTGATCGAGGGCCGACTCGAGGACGGTGAGGAGGTCGTCGTCCTCGAGGACATCGTCACGACGGGGACCAGTCTCGTCGATGCTATCGAAGCACTGCGTGAGGCGGGCGCGACGGTCGACCGCGCGCTGGTCGTCGTCGACCGCGAAGAGGGTGGCCGCGAGAACGTCGAGGACGCCGACGTCGAGATGGAGGCGCTCGTGACGGCGAGTGAGTTGCTGGCCGATCGCGAGTAA
- a CDS encoding NERD domain-containing protein, translated as MKFVAAEYEEAGSGVGSELEVWDRLKRCFTPDDVGVCYYRFPIVDERSAALDREADFVMLHQRYGLVVIECKGYTIDQIESIEGSRWNLSGTSQDASAPYSQARDHGFRIRSPMMREPSLVDERGNCHIVMTPLVALPNVSRDEWDDRGFGDLPSVPRMILREDLSRGALRAVFDSLPADDALTMDQYADARAVLGGGQAISGERGPVLTDEDTKAGLYETVQKGLQRFDERQEEIGIQIPDGPQQIRGIAGSGKTALLARKAAAMHAKHPDWNIAVTFNTRSLYQTIRNSIRRFYADFGGEEPDWTRLEVLHGWGGKTEHGMYYKISQSAGQTPRTVGTAKDEFGDRGPGKLLEACCRELVEEAPIQEEYDAILIDEAQDMEPAFYQMCYEALTPPKRLIWAYDEAQNLTSLSAPSPKNVFGSDDDGTPTVDLSGIYPGGIQKSQIMRKSYRTPRSALMLAHVFGMGLTSSRGPVQAITTQEGWEDIGYEILEGDFRRIGEPVSIRRPDANSPHPLADRPEATPFVTFDSFDRRSSELDAVADEIENDVRYHGLEPTDVLVIPLGTVSDVRSIGQQLAHRLEDRDLDANLVWKGNTSVFQKPGEVTISGINRAKGNEAASVYLLGVDYLDDPDPYWHDNRVQPRNEAFVGITRTRAWCQVTGAGDHPALFDEIGSLVEQVTETDPVVTFTAPDPTELENEIAADETIATRIDQF; from the coding sequence GTGAAATTTGTCGCAGCGGAATACGAAGAAGCAGGCAGCGGGGTTGGGTCAGAACTCGAGGTGTGGGACCGCCTCAAACGATGTTTCACCCCCGACGACGTCGGCGTCTGTTACTATCGATTCCCGATCGTCGACGAACGTAGCGCAGCGCTGGATCGAGAGGCTGACTTCGTGATGCTTCACCAGCGGTACGGCCTCGTCGTCATCGAGTGTAAAGGGTACACGATCGATCAGATCGAGTCGATCGAGGGGTCGAGGTGGAATCTCTCTGGTACGTCACAGGATGCATCCGCGCCGTATTCGCAGGCTCGAGATCACGGCTTCCGAATTCGGTCGCCGATGATGCGCGAACCGTCGCTGGTCGACGAGCGGGGCAACTGCCACATCGTCATGACACCACTCGTCGCCCTGCCAAATGTCAGTCGCGACGAATGGGACGACCGTGGATTCGGTGACCTTCCATCGGTGCCGCGCATGATTCTGCGAGAGGACCTCTCGAGGGGAGCCCTCCGTGCCGTCTTCGATTCGCTCCCGGCCGACGATGCCCTTACGATGGATCAGTACGCCGACGCGCGAGCAGTTCTCGGCGGAGGACAGGCAATCAGCGGCGAACGTGGCCCGGTCCTGACAGACGAGGATACGAAAGCTGGCCTGTACGAGACGGTCCAGAAGGGGCTTCAGCGGTTCGACGAGCGACAGGAAGAGATCGGTATCCAGATCCCCGACGGACCACAGCAGATCCGGGGAATCGCAGGGTCTGGAAAGACCGCGTTGCTCGCCCGGAAAGCGGCGGCTATGCACGCAAAACACCCCGACTGGAATATCGCGGTGACGTTCAACACGCGGAGCCTCTACCAGACGATCCGGAATTCGATTCGCCGGTTTTACGCCGACTTCGGTGGTGAAGAGCCGGACTGGACCCGTCTCGAGGTCCTCCACGGTTGGGGTGGGAAGACAGAACACGGGATGTACTACAAGATTTCCCAGAGTGCCGGGCAGACCCCCCGGACTGTCGGAACTGCGAAAGACGAGTTCGGCGACCGCGGTCCCGGCAAACTCCTCGAAGCGTGCTGTCGAGAACTCGTCGAGGAGGCCCCGATTCAGGAGGAATACGATGCGATCCTCATCGACGAGGCCCAGGATATGGAGCCGGCGTTTTACCAGATGTGCTACGAGGCGCTGACGCCGCCGAAACGATTGATCTGGGCCTACGACGAGGCACAAAACCTGACGAGCCTCTCCGCTCCGAGCCCGAAAAACGTCTTCGGCAGTGACGACGACGGCACTCCGACGGTCGATCTGAGCGGAATCTATCCGGGCGGCATCCAGAAGAGCCAGATCATGCGAAAGTCGTATCGCACGCCACGATCGGCACTGATGCTTGCCCACGTCTTTGGAATGGGGCTGACGAGCAGTCGTGGACCTGTTCAGGCGATAACGACACAGGAGGGATGGGAAGACATTGGCTACGAGATTCTGGAAGGCGATTTCCGACGGATTGGCGAACCGGTCTCGATCCGGCGACCCGACGCCAATTCGCCACATCCACTCGCTGATCGGCCAGAGGCGACGCCGTTCGTCACCTTCGATTCGTTCGATCGGCGATCCAGCGAACTCGACGCCGTCGCCGACGAGATCGAGAACGACGTCCGCTACCACGGCCTCGAGCCAACTGACGTCCTCGTTATCCCCCTCGGAACGGTCTCGGACGTCCGTTCGATCGGGCAACAACTTGCGCATCGGCTCGAGGACCGGGACCTCGATGCGAACCTCGTCTGGAAGGGGAACACGAGCGTGTTCCAGAAACCAGGAGAGGTAACGATCTCGGGCATCAATCGGGCGAAAGGAAACGAAGCCGCCTCGGTCTACCTCCTCGGCGTCGACTACCTCGACGATCCGGACCCCTACTGGCACGACAACCGCGTTCAACCACGGAACGAGGCGTTCGTCGGGATCACTCGAACGCGAGCCTGGTGTCAGGTCACGGGGGCCGGTGACCACCCGGCCCTCTTCGACGAGATCGGTTCACTCGTCGAGCAGGTCACCGAGACGGATCCGGTCGTTACGTTCACAGCACCAGATCCGACCGAACTCGAGAACGAAATCGCTGCCGACGAGACGATTGCAACGAGGATCGACCAGTTCTGA